The Scyliorhinus torazame isolate Kashiwa2021f chromosome 7, sScyTor2.1, whole genome shotgun sequence genome has a window encoding:
- the mmachc gene encoding cyanocobalamin reductase / alkylcobalamin dealkylase, with protein MAAAIQQQLSAFLGPLGFECHPFKIGWYNAVLQPSFHLQYPDDTLVFVVLSTPQMFEKAFKPFIADKQLSTVRDPIDECAVLYFSLVKENFSDQRIEAIHDFEMLPNRKPKVLVQTAAHVAGATYYYQMKHVQQNPWGEKKMYGVCIHPRYGGWFAIRGILIFPNVQVPSLEQKLPVDCVSTDEKKIQLLESFNFHWRDWTYRDIIDVEERYSEEQKQYFATPPAERFKLLGLKSNISGENQQSKTHGAF; from the exons ATGGCGGCTGCAATACAGCAGCAGCTGAGCGCGTTTTTGGGTCCGCTCGGCTTCGAGTGCCACCCGTTCAAG ATTGGTTGGTATAATGCTGTCTTACAACCCTCCTTCCACCTTCAGTACCCAGATGACACATTGGTCTTTGTTGTCCTCAGCACACCTCAGATGTTTGAGAAAGCCTTCAAACCTTTCATTGCAGACAAGCAATTATCCACTGTTCGAGACCCTATTGATGAGTGTGCTGTTCTTTATTTTTCACTTGTCAAAGAA AACTTCTCTGATCAGAGGATTGAAGCCATTCATGACTTTGAGATGCTTCCTAATCGAAAGCCAAAGGTTTTGGTACAGACAGCTGCACATGTGGCTGGAGCAACCTATTATTATCAAATGAAGCATGTGCAGCAAAACCCCTGGGGAGAAAAA AAAATGTACGGAGTGTGCATTCATCCACGCTATGGAGGCTGGTTTGCAATACGAGGAATCTTAATATTCCCAAATGTCCAGGTCCCATCCCTTGAGCAGAAGCTGCCTGTGGATTGTGTTTCAACAGATGAAAAAAAGATCCAATTACTTGAAAGCTTTAACTTTCACTGGAGAGACTGGACCTACCGCGATATCATTGATGTAGAAGAAAGGTACTCTGAAGAACAAAAACAATACTTTGCAACACCTCCTGCTGAAAGATTTAAACTACTTGGACTGAAAAGTAATATTTCAGGAGAAAATCAGCAAAGCAAAACACATGGAGCTTTTTAA